Proteins encoded in a region of the Sugiyamaella lignohabitans strain CBS 10342 chromosome B, complete sequence genome:
- the PCM1 gene encoding phosphoacetylglucosamine mutase PCM1 (Essential N-acetylglucosamine-phosphate mutase; converts GlcNAc-6-P to GlcNAc-1-P, which is a precursor for the biosynthesis of chitin and for the formation of N-glycosylated mannoproteins and glycosylphosphatidylinositol anchors; GO_component: GO:0005737 - cytoplasm [Evidence IDA] [PMID 11914276]; GO_component: GO:0005737 - cytoplasm [Evidence IDA] [PMID 14562095]; GO_component: GO:0005829 - cytosol [Evidence IBA]; GO_component: GO:0005634 - nucleus [Evidence IDA] [PMID 14562095]; GO_function: GO:0016868 - intramolecular transferase activity, phosphotransferases [Evidence IEA]; GO_function: GO:0016853 - isomerase activity [Evidence IEA]; GO_function: GO:0000287 - magnesium ion binding [Evidence IEA]; GO_function: GO:0046872 - metal ion binding [Evidence IEA]; GO_function: GO:0004610 - phosphoacetylglucosamine mutase activity [Evidence IEA,IEA]; GO_function: GO:0004610 - phosphoacetylglucosamine mutase activity [Evidence IMP,ISS] [PMID 8174553]; GO_function: GO:0004614 - phosphoglucomutase activity [Evidence IBA]; GO_process: GO:0006048 - UDP-N-acetylglucosamine biosynthetic process [Evidence IBA,IEA]; GO_process: GO:0005975 - carbohydrate metabolic process [Evidence IEA]; GO_process: GO:0034221 - fungal-type cell wall chitin biosynthetic process [Evidence IMP] [PMID 8174553]; GO_process: GO:0019255 - glucose 1-phosphate metabolic process [Evidence IBA]) produces MAIPSIDISSADNYPKPDGIKFGYGTAGFRYNANILSSTVFRVGVLAALRSRYLGGKVIGVMITASHNPPPDNGAKIVDPAGDMLEEAWETYATDLANAATSQDLADRVNELIKNLNIDISTPANVIYARDSRESGPALVKALEAGLKAAHDAKSTDYGLLTTPQLHYLVKSLNTLKSANSYGVPTEEGYYKKLANAYKKVLSGSEPYSITIDAANGIGAPKVSELVKHLEGTIDMTLINGKYEDPSLLNSSCGADYVKTNQRLPGGLDADVPKLKLFCSFDGDADRIVFFYIDEDGKFRLLDGDKIATLAASFLKDLVQETNSGLNIGVVQTAYANGSSTEYLESVLKVPVVCTPTGVKHLHHAAQQFDIGVYFEANGHGTVLFHPDAVAKLQTFQVSSPAQKAAIDTLLALSDLVNQTVGDALSDLLLVLAILTIKRWNPADWNQSYTDLPNRLLKAEVRDRTMFKVTNAERTLVEPPLLQSQIDNLVQKYSQGRSFVRASGTENVVRIYAEAVTQTLADELGVKVSHLLEAYK; encoded by the coding sequence ATGGCGATTCCATCTATTGATATCTCATCAGCGGACAATTATCCCAAACCGGACGGGATTAAGTTCGGTTACGGCACTGCTGGCTTCCGTTACAATGCCAATATTTTGTCTTCCACTGTATTCAGAGTTGGTGTACTAGCTGCGCTAAGATCACGATACCTTGGTGGAAAGGTCATCGGTGTTATGATCACTGCCTCTCACAATCCCCCTCCAGACAATGGCGCCAAGATCGTTGATCCCGCTGGTGATATGCTCGAGGAAGCTTGGGAGACTTATGCTACTGACTTAGCTAATGCTGCAACTTCACAGGATTTGGCTGACAGGGTTAATGAGCTTATTAAAAATTTGAACATCGATATTTCAACCCCAGCCAATGTTATATATGCTCGTGATTCTCGAGAATCCGGTCCTGCACTCGTCAAAGCGCTTGAGGCTGGATTGAAAGCTGCTCATGATGCTAAATCCACAGACTACGGTTTATTGACCACACCACAGTTACATTACCTTGTGAAGTCACTCAATACACTTAAAAGTGCAAACTCATATGGTGTGCCCACTGAAGAGGGATACTACAAGAAGCTTGCTAATGCATACAAAAAGGTCCTTTCAGGATCCGAGCCTTACTCGATCACTATCGACGCCGCTAATGGTATTGGAGCACCAAAAGTTTCGGAATTGGTCAAGCATCTCGAAGGAACTATCGATATGACCCTGATCAATGGTAAATATGAAGATCCCTCATTACTCAATTCTAGCTGCGGTGCTGACTATGTCAAGACCAACCAAAGACTCCCCGGAGGGTTGGACGCCGATGTCCCTAAGCTTAAACTTTTCTGCAGTTTTGACGGAGATGCTGATAgaattgttttcttctacattgatgaagatggaaAATTCCGCTTACTTGACGGTGATAAAATTGCCACACTGGCTGCCTCTTTCCTCAAAGACCTCGTTCAGGAGACCAATTCGGGATTAAATATTGGTGTCGTTCAAACTGCCTATGCAAATGGAAGCTCCACCGAGTATCTGGAAAGTGTTCTTAAAGTGCCTGTTGTTTGTACTCCTACTGGTGTCAAGCACTTGCATCATGCTGCCCAGCAGTTTGACATTGGCGTATATTTCGAGGCTAACGGACACGGAACTGTACTCTTCCATCCCGATGCCGTTGCCAAGTTGCAAACCTTCCAGGTTAGCTCCCCTGCTCAAAAGGCAGCCATTGACACTTTGCTGGCATTAAGTGATCTTGTCAATCAAACTGTTGGTGATGCCTTGTCTGACCTTTTGCTGGTTCTCGCCATTCTTACCATCAAGAGATGGAATCCTGCTGACTGGAACCAGTCATACACAGATCTTCCCAACAGACTGTTGAAGGCAGAAGTTCGCGATCGTACAATGTTCAAAGTCACTAATGCAGAACGTACTCTCGTCGAACCTCCTCTTCTGCAATCGCAGATTGACAACCTTGTACAAAAATACAGCCAGGGTAGAAGTTTTGTTCGGGCCAGTGGAACTGAAAATGTTGTTCGTATTTATGCAGAGGCTGTCACTCAAACCCTGGCCGATGAGCTGGGTGTAAAAGTATCTCATTTGCTTGAAGCTTATAAATAG
- a CDS encoding Max-like protein X, whose protein sequence is MKEDLSMSPSSALPPLTLPPSALPTPPATSMILPDYPQKVKREQAADESDEDKYFDEDDDIEENEDGEYSPKIRTGENGTPTSGQLSFNGNANSLHGLAAAAGRRRGSVSINSSTPNSAIINSQQTPRYGPTTGTPLIDHPKEEPSYTPSANVTPGSSTMSMNGNHSFASVDSLPPLTLPQAALASPNDSVLPPPPSRACTIIQTVPSDMTSKKGAQAGGRRKRSKKDEMPIDDEQRKKARRTSHSDIERRRRLKINEQFEALRQLVPACSQLTTAKRGGDIGLHKLDILQESVAFIKHLIECVNTMEKKFQQTSSQAPSPLVLPSISPSTNHTLSNTPIAALPQRPSITSLPSNYSLKPKHHEPASPLTGPHDRPIAAYATSISAPSTAVQSPHMHPTQYQQQQQLPSSITSSPVPSSTDTSKLRISNLVG, encoded by the coding sequence ATGAAAGAAGATTTGTCCATGTCCCCGTCGTCGGCGCTACCACCCCTCACTCTGCCGCCGTCAGCGTTGCCGACTCCACCTGCGACATCTATGATTCTGCCGGATTATCCTCAAAAAGTCAAACGTGAacaagctgctgatgaGTCAGATGAGGACAAGTActttgatgaagacgacgacatAGAAGAGAATGAAGATGGTGAATATAGTCCAAAGATAAGAACAGGTGAGAATGGTACTCCCACTAGTGGTCAGCTGAGCTTTAATGGCAATGCCAACTCACTTCATGGgttggcagctgctgccggcAGACGTAGAGGATCCGTATCCATAAATTCTTCGACTCCTAATTCGGCTATAATTAACTCTCAACAAACTCCTAGATACGGGCCAACTACAGGCACTCCTCTAATAGATCATCCCAAGGAGGAACCGAGTTATACGCCCAGTGCGAATGTGACTCCTGGTAGTAGTACTATGTCTATGAATGGAAATCACTCGTTTGCATCTGTAGACTCTCTACCTCCTCTGACACTACCACAGGCTGCTTTAGCATCTCCTAATGATTCAGTGCTACCGCCACCCCCATCCCGGGCTTGTACCATTATTCAGACTGTACCTTCTGACATGACTTCTAAGAAAGGTGCACAAGCAGGAGGTCGACGGAAACGATCCAAGAAAGATGAAATGCCCATTGATGATGAACAACGTAAAAAGGCTCGCCGGACATCTCATTCCGACATTGAACGCCGTAGAAGACTGAAAATCAATGAACAGTTTGAAGCATTGCGTCAACTGGTACCTGCTTGTAGTCAACTGACCACTGCCAAGAGAGGTGGCGACATTGGTCTTCACAAGCTTGATATTTTACAAGAGTCAGTGGCATTTATTAAACACTTGATAGAATGTGTTAATACTATGGAAAAGAAGTTCCAGCAAACCAGTAGCCAAGCTCCGTCGCCATTAGTATTGCCGTCTATTAGCCCATCTACTAATCACACCCTTTCAAACACGCCAATAGCGGCTCTACCCCAACGGCCATCGATAACCTCCCTGCCCTCGAATTACTCATTGAAACCTAAACACCATGAGCCTGCGTCCCCGCTAACTGGACCCCACGATAGACCAATAGCGGCTTATGCAACGTCCATATCTGCTCCGTCAACCGCTGTACAATCGCCTCATATGCATCCTActcaatatcagcaacaacagcagctgccttCTAGTATAACTTCATCACCTGTACCAAGCTCGACCGATACGTCCAAGTTGCGCATATCCAATCTGGTCGGCTAA
- the spc25 gene encoding kinetochore protein Spc25, with protein MSSLASIRTVSSEGVEVPSLIVNFGELQNRMDNFRSQFDEYLSSNKEKIVESKNEFNLTLSKNKETEKSLLAEIESLHQKDVENAKLRAKEQEELEETNRAIRDYSLKREQMTETQKTLEKQISELRQSILKMKESHSKIKQTIIQESSKNQPELELWESTLGVSIEGVSDDVIGFKFTNIDPNAADREFSCVMDLSERDYKVLSTSPALNGLIVDQALTSLNSSRKLSLFLRDIRKAFKDMV; from the coding sequence ATGTCTTCTCTAGCTTCAATAAGAACGGTGAGCTCCGAAGGCGTCGAAGTACCTTCTTTGATTGTAAACTTTGGGGAGCTCCAAAATCGAATGGACAATTTTCGATCTCAGTTTGACGAGTATCTCTCTAGTAATAAGGAGAAAATTGTCGAATCCAAGAATGAGTTCAACTTAACACTGAgtaaaaacaaagaaactgaaaaatctcTATTAGCAGAAATTGAGTCACTGCATCAGAAAGATGTTGAAAATGCCAAGCTGCGAGCAAAGGAGCAAGAAGAGTTGGAAGAAACAAATAGAGCTATAAGAGACTATTCTTTGAAAAGAGAACAAATGACAGAAACACAGAAGACTCTGGAAAAACAGATCTCTGAGCTTCGGCAATCTATATTAAAAATGAAGGAGAGtcattcaaaaataaagcAGACGATAATTCAGGAGTCTAGTAAAAATCAACCAGAGTTAGAACTGTGGGAATCAACCCTTGGCGTTTCTATTGAGGGGGTCTCAGATGACGTGATAGGATTCAAGTTTACCAACATTGATCCTAATGCAGCTGATAGGGAGTTTTCGTGTGTTATGGACTTGAGCGAGAGGGACTATAAAGTTCTTAGTACTAGTCCAGCTTTGAATGGGTTGATAGTTGACCAAGCTTTAACGTCGCTTAACAGCTCTAGAAAATTAAGCTTGTTTTTGCGTGATATACGAAAGGCTTTTAAAGATATGGTATGA
- the MET3 gene encoding sulfate adenylyltransferase (ATP sulfurylase; catalyzes the primary step of intracellular sulfate activation, essential for assimilatory reduction of sulfate to sulfide, involved in methionine metabolism; GO_component: GO:0005737 - cytoplasm [Evidence IEA,IEA,IEA]; GO_component: GO:0005737 - cytoplasm [Evidence IDA] [PMID 14562095]; GO_component: GO:0005739 - mitochondrion [Evidence IDA] [PMID 14576278]; GO_component: GO:0005739 - mitochondrion [Evidence IDA] [PMID 16823961]; GO_function: GO:0005524 - ATP binding [Evidence IEA]; GO_function: GO:0000166 - nucleotide binding [Evidence IEA]; GO_function: GO:0016779 - nucleotidyltransferase activity [Evidence IEA]; GO_function: GO:0004781 - sulfate adenylyltransferase (ATP) activity [Evidence IEA,IEA,IEA]; GO_function: GO:0004781 - sulfate adenylyltransferase (ATP) activity [Evidence IDA] [PMID 10092498]; GO_function: GO:0004781 - sulfate adenylyltransferase (ATP) activity [Evidence IMP] [PMID 197388]; GO_function: GO:0016740 - transferase activity [Evidence IEA]; GO_process: GO:0008652 - cellular amino acid biosynthetic process [Evidence IEA]; GO_process: GO:0019344 - cysteine biosynthetic process [Evidence IEA]; GO_process: GO:0070814 - hydrogen sulfide biosynthetic process [Evidence IEA]; GO_process: GO:0009086 - methionine biosynthetic process [Evidence IEA]; GO_process: GO:0000103 - sulfate assimilation [Evidence IEA,IEA]; GO_process: GO:0019379 - sulfate assimilation, phosphoadenylyl sulfate reduction by phosphoadenylyl-sulfate reductase (thioredoxin) [Evidence IMP] [PMID 197388]; GO_process: GO:0000096 - sulfur amino acid metabolic process [Evidence IEA]; GO_process: GO:0000096 - sulfur amino acid metabolic process [Evidence IMP] [PMID 1101032]) has product MANTPHGGELKDLLARDAPIRSSLLKESETLHDIILTERQLCDLELILSGGFSPLEGFLNEKDYNGVVENLRLADGTLFSIPINLDVSKEEIEKSKIAPGARITLRDFRDHVAIAILTVEDVYKPDKAKEAKLVFRGDPEHPAIKYLNNTIKEYYVGGKLQAINRLNHYDYVGLRNTPAELRSQFNKLGWQRVVAFQTRNPMHRAHRELTVRAARSRQANVLIHPVVGLTKPGDIDHFTRVRVYQALLPRYPNGMALLSLLPLAMRMGGDREAVWHAIIRKNFGATHFIVGRDHAGPGKNSKGEEFYGPYDAQVLVEKYRDELGIEVVPFQMMTYLPDSDEYAPKDEVAAGVQTLDISGTELRKRLKLGTPIPEWFSYPEVVKVLRESHPPRAKQGFTVFLTGYHNSGKDAIARALEVTFNQQGGRPVSLLLGETVRSELSSELGFSREDRHKNVQRIGFVASELTKAGAAVIAAPIAPYADSRKHARDIVEKHGSFFLVHVATPLEHAEATDRTGQYAAARRGEIKGYTGVDDPYEAPTDADITVDLAKTDVRTAVHEIILLLESQGFFGN; this is encoded by the coding sequence atggCTAACACACCCCACGGAGGAGAGTTAAAAGATCTGTTGGCTAGAGATGCACCAATCAGATCCAGCCTTTTGAAAGAATCAGAAACTCTtcatgatattattttgacAGAGCGTCAATTATGTGATCTGGAGTTGATCTTGTCTGGTGGTTTCTCCCCTCTTGAGGGATTCCTAAACGAAAAGGACTACAATGGAGTTGTCGAGAACTTGCGTCTTGCTGATGGCACTTTATTTTCTATCCCTATTAATTTGGACGTTTCTAAGGAAGAGATTGAGAAATCCAAGATAGCTCCAGGAGCTAGAATCACCCTTCGTGATTTCAGAGACCATGTTGCAATTGCTATTCTTACTGTCGAAGATGTCTACAAGCCCGACAAGGCCAAGGAAGCCAAATTGGTATTCCGTGGTGATCCAGAACACCCTGCCATCAAGTACCTTAATAACACTATTAAGGAATACTATGTCGGTGGTAAATTACAAGCCATCAACAGACTCAATCATTACGACTATGTTGGTCTGCGTAATACTCCTGCTGAGTTGAGATCGCAATTTAACAAACTTGGATGGCAAAGAGTTGTCGCATTCCAAACTCGTAACCCTATGCACAGAGCCCACCGTGAGCTGACAGTTCGTGCTGCTCGTTCTCGTCAAGCCAATGTATTAATTCACCCAGTTGTTGGTTTGACCAAACCAGGTGACATTGATCACTTTACCAGAGTCCGTGTCTATCAAGCTCTCTTACCCAGATACCCTAATGGAATGGCTCTTTTGTCTTTACTGCCTTTGGCCATGCGTATGGGTGGCGATAGAGAGGCTGTTTGGCACGCAATTATCCGTAAAAACTTTGGTGCTACTCACTTCATCGTTGGCAGAGATCACGCTGGTCCTGGTAAGAATTCCAAGGGAGAAGAGTTTTACGGACCCTATGATGCCCAAGTTCTAGTTGAGAAATACAGAGACGAACTTGGAATTGAGGTTGTTCCATTCCAGATGATGACTTACTTGCCCGACTCAGATGAGTATGCTCCTAAGGATGAAGTTGCCGCCGGAGTTCAAACCTTAGATATTTCCGGAACTGAGCTCAGAAAGAGACTGAAGCTTGGAACTCCTATTCCTGAGTGGTTCTCATACCCTGAGGTGGTCAAGGTTCTGAGAGAGTCGCACCCTCCTCGTGCTAAGCAAGGATTCACTGTTTTCCTTACTGGTTACCACAATTCTGGTAAGGACGCTATTGCTCGTGCTTTGGAGGTTACTTTCAACCAACAGGGTGGCCGTCCAGTGTCGCTCTTGCTCGGTGAGACTGTTAGATCTGAGCTGTCTTCTGAACTGGGTTTCTCCCGTGAAGACCGTCACAAGAATGTCCAACGTATTGGATTTGTTGCAAGTGAGCTTACTAAGGCAGGTGCCGCCGTTATTGCTGCTCCTATCGCTCCCTATGCTGATTCGAGAAAGCATGCTCGTGACATTGTTGAGAAGCACGGTTCTTTCTTCCTTGTTCATGTAGCCACTCCTCTAGAACACGCCGAGGCTACTGACCGTACCGGTCAATATGCCGCTGCTCGCCGCGGAGAAATCAAGGGCTACACTGGTGTTGATGACCCGTACGAGGCTCCCACCGACGCCGACATCACTGTTGACCTTGCCAAGACTGACGTTCGTACTGCTGTTCACGAGATCATCTTACTTTTGGAATCGCAAGGCTTCTTTGGTAATTAA
- the KEL3 gene encoding Kel3p (Cytoplasmic hypothetical protein; GO_component: GO:0005737 - cytoplasm [Evidence IDA] [PMID 14562095]; GO_function: GO:0003674 - molecular_function [Evidence ND]; GO_process: GO:0008150 - biological_process [Evidence ND]), with protein sequence MGKKDKKSKEAKKARSLEKQQKAQAKSENKEKKMAKKVGEDDDDMGIDEILASYAKQQEEFEAVTISTCNRPSKRTNAAMVANPVHGKKELFIFGGESTTSAGLAVFYNDLFQYSIESDQWRKISSPNTPLPRSGHSMCVHPSGIILLFGGEFSSPKQSTFYHYGDTWILDAHSKEWTKVENKKGPTARSGHRMTYWKNYILLHGGFRDLSASTTYLSDLWAFDVTSYKWHQIEWPTSHMAPDARSGHSMVPTGEGAIIWGGYSKVKAGKGLQKGKVHTDSWLLKMKSDLKGVRWERRKKSGFAPSPRVGCSMVHHKGRGVLFGGVYDTDETEESLDSIFYNTLFAYQIEMNRWFALSLRAPKKKKVQVSSSKPEDRHAELEATLSQLLSDKLKPEEDEEVDALSKTPSSESSKQNSDDEDAHPAKEYPVVASMPHPRFNSTTAVVDDTLFIFGGVYEHGEREYNLDSMYSLDLGKLDGLKVYWEDLRELEEGGSDEEDDDDEDDEEGDEDEDDEEDGHGDDDDEQEEEEEEEEEEPEPEGIPDPRPWLPHPKPFESLRDFYIRTSAQFIDWALTNNKDARGKDLKKVAFDLAEDRWWERREEVRVAEDKYEEMGGVGEVIERDASSRTGKGRR encoded by the coding sequence ATGGGCaagaaagacaaaaaaagtAAAGAGGCCAAAAAGGCCAGGTCTCTTGAAAAGCAGCAAAAGGCTCAAGCTAAATCTGAGaataaagagaaaaaaatggcCAAAAAAGTCggtgaagatgacgatgacatGGGGATTGATGAAATATTAGCTAGTTATGCAAAGCAGCAGGAGGAGTTCGAAGCAGTTACGATTTCAACTTGTAACCGGCCATCTAAAAGAACCAACGCTGCAATGGTTGCTAATCCTGTACATGGAAAGAAAGagctttttatttttggggGTGAATCAACCACATCTGCTGGTTTAGCGGTTTTTTATAATGATCTGTTCCAATACTCAATTGAATCAGATCAATGGCGTAAAATATCATCGCCCAACACACCTCTACCTAGAAGTGGCCACTCTATGTGTGTGCATCCTAGTGGAATAATTTTGCTATTTGGTGGTGAGTTCTCATCACCAAAGCAGTCGACTTTTTACCACTATGGTGACACCTGGATTCTCGATGCGCACTCTAAGGAATGGACTAaagtagaaaataaaaagggCCCAACAGCCAGATCTGGTCATCGAATGACCTATTGGAAAAATTATATTCTTCTACATGGTGGTTTCAGAGATCTAAGTGCGTCTACGACTTATCTATCAGACTTGTGGGCTTTCGACGTTACCTCGTATAAATGGCATCAAATTGAATGGCCAACCAGTCATATGGCACCTGATGCTCGCAGTGGTCATAGCATGGTTCCTACTGGAGAGGGTGCAATTATCTGGGGAGGCTATTCCAAGGTCAAGGCTGGCAAGGGTTTACAAAAGGGCAAAGTGCACACAGATTCTTGGCTTTTAAAGATGAAATCTGATTTAAAAGGAGTGAGATGGGAACGTAGGAAGAAATCTGGCTTTGCTCCAAGTCCAAGAGTTGGCTGTTCAATGGTACACCACAAGGGCCGAGGTGTTCTTTTTGGAGGTGTGTATGATACTGATGAGACAGAAGAATCTTTGGACAGTATTTTTTACAACACTTTATTTGCATACCAAATAGAGATGAACAGATGGTTTGCTCTTTCATTAAGGGCGcccaaaaagaagaaggtcCAGGTATCGAGTTCAAAGCCTGAAGATCGACATGCGGAGCTGGAAGCCACTTTATCTCAGTTGCTTAGTGATAAACTGAAAcctgaagaggatgaagaagtagaCGCGCTCTCGAAAACACCCAGCTCGGAAAGCAGTAAACAAAATagtgatgacgaagatgctCATCCAGCAAAAGAATATCCTGTTGTTGCATCTATGCCGCATCCCAGATTTAACTCTACCAcggctgttgttgatgacacgctatttatttttggtggAGTGTACGAACATGGAGAAAGAGAGTATAATTTAGATAGTATGTACTCTCTGGACCTTGGCAAACTAGACGGTTTGAAAGTCTACTGGGAAGATTTGCGAGAGTTAGAAGAAGGAGGCTcggatgaggaagatgatgacgatgaagatgacgaagagggtgatgaagatgaggatgacgaagaagatggtcatggtgatgacgatgatgaacaagaggaagaggaggaagaagaggaggaagagcCTGAGCCTGAAGGCATTCCTGATCCTAGACCATGGCTACCTCACCCCAAGCCATTTGAATCTCTGCGAGATTTTTATATTCGTACATCTGCTCAATTTATTGATTGGGCTTTGACTAATAACAAAGACGCTAGAGGTAAGGATCTTAAAAAGGTTGCATTTGATTTAGCTGAAGATAGATGGTGGGAAAGAAGAGAGGAGGTGCGTGTTGCAGAAGACAAGTATGAAGAAATGGGAGGTGTTGGCGAAGTTATCGAGAGAGATGCATCTAGTAGAACTGGCAAGGGTAGAAGGTAG